The DNA sequence GGTGACTTACTTCTGCTTCACTCCATCCAGTTTCTATTTTGCCCAGCCAGAGGAGATATTCAATATTTCCTTCCGGACCCTTAATAGGCGAATAGTCCAGCCCCAGGATACTAAACCCCTGCTCCCGGGCCATGGCCGTTACCTTCTCCAGCACTTCCTTATGTACACCGGGGTCCCGTACTACCCCTTTTTTACCCACTTTCTCCCGGCCTGCCTCAAACTGGGGCTTGACCAGGGCGATTACCTGGGCATCAGCGCTGCTGAGCTCCCAGGCCCTGGGCAATACCAGCCCCAGGGAGATAAAACTGGTATCAATCACCACCCTTTCCGGCACCAGGGGTAGTTCCTCTTTGGTCAAGTAGCGGATATTGGTGCGCTCCAGATTCAGCACCCGCGGGTTCTGACGCAGTTTCCAGGCCAGCTGCCCATAGCCGACATCGACGGCAATCACCTGGCGAGCTCCATAGTGCAGGCAGACATCGGTAAATCCACCGGTACTGGCCCCGATATCCAGCACCACCCGGTCTTTTACAGAAAAGGCAAAGACCCGCAGGGCCTTTTCCAGTTTCAGTCCCCCCCGGCTGACCCAGGGAAAGTCCTCCCCTTTAATTTTGATTTCCACTTCCTCAGCCACCATTTCCCCGGCTTTATCCACTTTTCTGCCTTGCACAAAAACGAGACCGGCCATAATGGCCGCCTTAGCCCTTTCCCTGCTGGAAAAAAAGCCCTTCTCAACCAGAAGGGCATCCAATCGCTTTTTGCTCATTATTCTGTTCACCTCTATTTCCCTGCAACCAGAATGGTTTTTTGCTGGCGCTTTGCCAGCATTTCCAGACAACTGGCCTTGATGCCGTCCTGATTCAGGCAATAGATAGCTTTCAGCTCTTCCACCCGGCCGTGTTCAATGAATTGGTCGGGCAAACCCAGCATGGTCACTTCCTGTCGTTGATAACCATTTTGATGGAGGAACTCCAGAATGGCTGAACCAAAACCGCCGGCCAGGACATGGTTTTCCACCGTTAACCAGGGCGTATTGGTAGCTACCAATCGATGCAGCAGATCCTCATCCAGGGGTTTTACAAACCGCATATTAACAACCCCGATATCCAGCCCCTCTCCTGCCAGCTCTTCTGCCGCTGCCAGCGCATCATAAACCAGAGAGCCCAGAGCCAGAATCCAGCCCTGACTGCCTTCCCGCAGCACTTCCGCCTTACCCAGGGGCAGCTGGCGTAGCTGCTGTTCCAGCGGCACTCCGATGCCGTTCCCCCGGGGATAGCGCAGGGCAATAGGGCCATCATGCTGGATAGCAGTATAAAGCATATGGCGTAATTCATTTTCATCTTTAGGTTCCATCAAAACCAGATTGGGGATGGAACGCAGATAGGCAATATCAAAAACACCGTGATGGGTGGGACCATCTTCCCCCACCAGGCCAGCCCTGTCCATGGCCAGCACCACCGGCAGCTTTTGTAAACAGACATCATGTAGCACCTGGTCATAGGCTCTTTGCAAAAAAGTACTATAAATAGCCACCACCGGCTTTAATCCCTGGGTAGCCATTCCGGCCGCCAGGGTAACGGCATGTTGTTCTGCAATCCCTACATCAAAAAAACGATGGGGAATTTCCCTGGCAAAATGGTACAGTCCAGTCCCGGTAGGCATCGCTGCCGTAATAGCCACAATCCGGGCATCCTGCTGTCCCAGTGCCACCAGCTCCCGGCCAAAGGCTTCGGTGTAAGAGATGGGCCCCGTGCCGCCAGCACTCTGTCCGGTAGCTATATCAAAAGGACCGGTGCCATGAAACTTGTCAGGATTCTCCTCTGCCGGCAAATAGCCTTTGCCTTTTTTGGTAATCACATGCACCAGCACCGGCCCTGTCAAAGCTTTGGCATCATGCAGCACCTTTTTCAGTGCCGCTAGATCATGACCGGGGATGGGACCAAGATAGGTAAAGCCCAGCTCCTCGAAGAGCATACCAGGCACTACCAGGTGTTTGACACTATCCTTGAGACGGTTAGCCAGTTGCAACATCTTGGGACCGATATTGGGGATACGCTTTAATATGTATTCAATTTCCTCTTTTCCCTTATAATACTTGGGGTCAGTGCGCATGCGGGTCAGGTAGGAAGAAAGGGCCCCTACATTTTCAGCAATGGACATTTCATTATCATTCAAGATCACAATCAAATCGGTTTTGGTGTGTCCGGCATGGTTTAACGCCTCAAAAGCCATACCTCCGGTAAGAGCCCCATCACCGATTACAGCCACCACTTTAAAATCCTCTTTTTTCATATCCCGGGCCAGGGCAATGCCCAGAGCAGCGGAAATAGAAGTGGAACTGTGCCCGGTAGCGAAAATGTCATGGGGGCTTTCCTCCCGCTTGGGAAAGCCGGAAATTCCCCCCAGCTGACGCAAAGTAGCAAACCGATCCCGCCGGCCCGTTAGCAGTTTATGAACATAAGCCTGGTGGCCCACATCCCAGATAATTTTATCTGCAGGGGAATTGAACACACGGTGCAAGGCGATGGTCAGCTCCACAACCCCCAGATTGGGCGCCAGATGTCCTCCCGTTCTGGAGGTAACTTCAATCAGTTCCCGGCGAATTTCTTCCGCCAGCTGTTTTAGCTGGTTCAAGGTTAATCCCTGCAAATCTTCCGGTCCATTGATCTGACTAAGAATTGAAGTGGTCATTCCTCTTTCTCCCGCCCTTGCTATTTTTCTTGTCCGGCCACAGCGTCCAGCCTGTTTGCCTTTCAATCCAGGCCAGGCACCGGCCGACCAGGAAGATGATTTCTTCTGCATGGTCAATGGCCAGCTTTTTCCCACCAGCCTTGCCTCCGACGGTAACAGCAGCAATTAAACCGGTCATGATGGTGCCCAACCAGGCTTTATTCCAGTCCGGATGGCTGCTGACTAATAAAAAAACGATAGTTGCTCCCAGTCCACCACTGACTGTACCGCAAATATCACCAATCACATCATTACAAAAAGAGGCCACTTTATCAGCATGATTGAGGAGAGAAATCGCCTGTTTTGCGCCTGGAATTTTTCGCGCTGCTTTGGCATGAAACGGAGCTACTGCAGCAGCCGTGGCTGCCACTCCGATCATATCAAAAATAATGCCTACAGCGATGATAATTAACAGAAAGGGCAAAGCCGCCAGTGCCGAGGGAAATCGGTTTACAACCGCTTCCGTCCCACTGCTGATAGCCATAGCTGTAAAGAAAGTCAATAAACCTACAACTAAAACCTGGCGCCGCACCTGTGCCCTCAATTTATGATTATTATTACCCAATCCGGTCACCTCTTAAATGATAAAAAAAAATATATGTAACAGGCTACTACTGGCAGGTGGTAGTCTGCTGAGTAAACGTTGTGGCTTCAGGTCCAGTAGGTTTTCCCAGACGATGCTCCTCTGCGTCGCCGCATGAGGCGGTTTCCCCTTTCCCATCGTTTTGCCGCGTCACCGCCGGCAAGACTGGATTACCACTTAGTCCACACTTTAATCCCCAGCAAACTCCATCTCTGGTGGGCAGCCTAGGAAATTTCTTCGGCGACCGCCGGCGTCTTCTAGCCTCTTTTGCAGATGCAGTTTCAGGCGACAGGTCCCTTAACCTCGGCGCCATCGGTTAAAAGGCCTGATAGCTCGCCATCCTCTACACCCGCTCAAGGCAGGCTACACTGCACCCACCATCCTGCCGTAACAGGATAATGAATTGCAGGTTCAACCCCAAGCCATAGCTTCCTACTCGCCATAGGTCACCACGCACTTGGGCCTCCGCGGAAGCGGGGTCAACGCCCACATGCCCTTGTGGATCGCCCCATCTTCCTTAACTCCCAGCACCAACCCCCGACGGGGCGTCGAAAGCCGACACCAGGAACTTCATCGATGTGCCCTTTGACGGATTTTTAGGCCCGCCTTCAAAAACGCTGCGGCCGACTAGGATACTGCACCACCTGCCACCGTAGCGGCCAGGCTGATGAATCATTGCTCAATAAATATTATATGCTATTTTGCTGTTCTTAGCAATTCGCCCTGTCAGCTGCTACAGTCTATCATAATCCATCTAAGCATGCAACAGCTAATTAATGCCAGACCAGTAGCTATTGCTCTCGTTTTAATAAAAATAAAGCTGTTTCCTTCAAAAATTCAGCCTTTGCGCCGAAAATCCCTAAAGCCGTAATGGCAGCGGTTACAGCCTTTTCCGCCATGATCCGGGCCTGTTCCAGTCCATATAGTGAAGGATAGGTGGCCTTGCAGTTTTTCAGGTCTGAATTTTTATCCTTGCCCATTTTGGCCGGGTCTCCGGTAATGTCCAGGATATCATCGGTGATTTGAAAAGCCAGGCCCAGTTGTTCAGCATAGTGGGATAAAGCTGCTAGTTGTTCAGGGGTAGCACCACCTATCAGGCCTCCCACCCTGACAGCTGCCCGGAAAAGGGCCCCCGTTTTGCGGCGATGGATTTTTTCCAGCTGTTCCCCATTAACTTGTTGCCCCTGGGCCTCCATATCCGCCATTTGCCCACCAATCATGCCCTGAGTACCTGCAGCCTCGGCAATTTCCCTGATTACCCGTAATGCGATTTCCGGACTTACACCAGCCCCCGGTAAATGCGCGGCTAGCAATTCAAAGGCCAGGGTCAACAGGGCATCTCCTGCCAGAATGGCTGTTGCTTCACCAAAGACCTTATGATTGGTAGGTTTACCCCGGCGGTAATCATCATTATCCATAGCCGGCAAATCATCATGAATCAGGGAATAGGTGTGGATCATTTCCAGTGCTGCTGCTGCCGGCAGAGCAGCCTGAACTTCTCCCCCTACTGCTTCCACAGCCCCCAAAACCAGGGCTGGGCGTAAACGTTTGCCCCCGGCAAAAAGACTATAGAGCATAGCCTCATGTAGGCGCCCTGGCTCCAGTTCTGGTCCGGGTAACACCTCTTCGAGCCAGTCCTCTACCAGTCTGTTTTTTGCCAGTAATTGCTCCTGCCACTTTTGCAAATCCATCTCCACCCTCTATTCCAGTGTCGCTTCCTGTAACTCAATTTTAGCATTAGACTGAGCCTGTAACAATAACAGTTTCCCTTCAGCAGCCTGCAGCTTTTCCTGGCAAAGACGGACCAGTTTTACCCCTTCTTCAAAGGCACGCAAGGCATCTTCCAGGGGCAACTGCCCTCGTTCCAGCTGGCTGACAATGCGTTCGAGCTTTTGCATTGCCTCTTCATAGCTCAGTTGATTATCCATTCATTTTCCTCCTAACCGCCTGAACTTGACAATCTACTTCCCCATCCTTCATATGCAGGGTCAGTCCTTGTCCAGTCTGAACCTGTTCTACTGAAGTCACTACTTCCTGTTCCCTTCGGCAGAAGGCGTAACCTCGCTCCAGCACCTTTAAAGGACTTAAAGCATTTAGAGCTGCTACTGTCTTCTCCAGGCGATGCTGTTTTTGCAGATATACATTTTCGGCAGCAGTCTGCAATTTTCCTGCTATCCTTTCAACCTCCTGCCATTTCCGCTCAAAATAGAGCTGAGGTTGCTGCAATATAGGCCGGGAAGCCAGTTGTTCCAGCTGCTGTCGTTCCCAGCGAAAACGATTGCTGATAGCAGCCCTTAAGCGCTGGGCCATTTCTGCCGTACGGCCCAGCAGTTCCTGTAAGACTGGAACCGCCAGTTCCGCCGCATTGGAAGGGGTGGAAGCGCGGACATCAGCCACCAGATCAGCCAGGGTAACATCACTTTCATGCCCGATAGCAGCAATCACCGGCAGGGGACAGGCAGCAATGGCCCGTACTACTATTTCCGAATTGAAGGCAGCCAGATCTTCAGTGGCTCCTCCGCCTCGACCTACAATCACCAGGTCTGCCCCCGTGTGAGCTGCTGCCAGTTCTAATCCAGCTTTGATGGAGGCAGGCGCCTCTTCACCCTGTACCTGCACATCCACAATCACGATCTCAATAATGGGAAAACGCTGGCGCAGTATTTTTACCATATCCCGTACTGCTGCTCCCTGCCGGG is a window from the Carboxydocella sporoproducens DSM 16521 genome containing:
- a CDS encoding TlyA family RNA methyltransferase produces the protein MSKKRLDALLVEKGFFSSRERAKAAIMAGLVFVQGRKVDKAGEMVAEEVEIKIKGEDFPWVSRGGLKLEKALRVFAFSVKDRVVLDIGASTGGFTDVCLHYGARQVIAVDVGYGQLAWKLRQNPRVLNLERTNIRYLTKEELPLVPERVVIDTSFISLGLVLPRAWELSSADAQVIALVKPQFEAGREKVGKKGVVRDPGVHKEVLEKVTAMAREQGFSILGLDYSPIKGPEGNIEYLLWLGKIETGWSEAEVSHRIEQVIQEAFAGAQ
- the dxs gene encoding 1-deoxy-D-xylulose-5-phosphate synthase, which codes for MTTSILSQINGPEDLQGLTLNQLKQLAEEIRRELIEVTSRTGGHLAPNLGVVELTIALHRVFNSPADKIIWDVGHQAYVHKLLTGRRDRFATLRQLGGISGFPKREESPHDIFATGHSSTSISAALGIALARDMKKEDFKVVAVIGDGALTGGMAFEALNHAGHTKTDLIVILNDNEMSIAENVGALSSYLTRMRTDPKYYKGKEEIEYILKRIPNIGPKMLQLANRLKDSVKHLVVPGMLFEELGFTYLGPIPGHDLAALKKVLHDAKALTGPVLVHVITKKGKGYLPAEENPDKFHGTGPFDIATGQSAGGTGPISYTEAFGRELVALGQQDARIVAITAAMPTGTGLYHFAREIPHRFFDVGIAEQHAVTLAAGMATQGLKPVVAIYSTFLQRAYDQVLHDVCLQKLPVVLAMDRAGLVGEDGPTHHGVFDIAYLRSIPNLVLMEPKDENELRHMLYTAIQHDGPIALRYPRGNGIGVPLEQQLRQLPLGKAEVLREGSQGWILALGSLVYDALAAAEELAGEGLDIGVVNMRFVKPLDEDLLHRLVATNTPWLTVENHVLAGGFGSAILEFLHQNGYQRQEVTMLGLPDQFIEHGRVEELKAIYCLNQDGIKASCLEMLAKRQQKTILVAGK
- a CDS encoding polyprenyl synthetase family protein, with amino-acid sequence MDLQKWQEQLLAKNRLVEDWLEEVLPGPELEPGRLHEAMLYSLFAGGKRLRPALVLGAVEAVGGEVQAALPAAAALEMIHTYSLIHDDLPAMDNDDYRRGKPTNHKVFGEATAILAGDALLTLAFELLAAHLPGAGVSPEIALRVIREIAEAAGTQGMIGGQMADMEAQGQQVNGEQLEKIHRRKTGALFRAAVRVGGLIGGATPEQLAALSHYAEQLGLAFQITDDILDITGDPAKMGKDKNSDLKNCKATYPSLYGLEQARIMAEKAVTAAITALGIFGAKAEFLKETALFLLKREQ
- the xseB gene encoding exodeoxyribonuclease VII small subunit; this encodes MDNQLSYEEAMQKLERIVSQLERGQLPLEDALRAFEEGVKLVRLCQEKLQAAEGKLLLLQAQSNAKIELQEATLE
- the xseA gene encoding exodeoxyribonuclease VII large subunit — its product is MTGKTFWTVTELNSLIKQSLETNYLLKRVWIKGEIAEFTRHRLSGHCYFTLKDQESQLKCVMFRQQAANLRFQPRAGMEVLVLGSINVFLPNGIYQLYAEDIQPYGIGSSQLQLEQLKRKLEAEGLFSTARKRPLPPLPRRIALVTSRQGAAVRDMVKILRQRFPIIEIVIVDVQVQGEEAPASIKAGLELAAAHTGADLVIVGRGGGATEDLAAFNSEIVVRAIAACPLPVIAAIGHESDVTLADLVADVRASTPSNAAELAVPVLQELLGRTAEMAQRLRAAISNRFRWERQQLEQLASRPILQQPQLYFERKWQEVERIAGKLQTAAENVYLQKQHRLEKTVAALNALSPLKVLERGYAFCRREQEVVTSVEQVQTGQGLTLHMKDGEVDCQVQAVRRKMNG